A genomic segment from Ramlibacter agri encodes:
- a CDS encoding subtype B tannase, which yields MQKHYKLRVLAASIAAISASALVTACGGGSSSADAGTTTGTTTTTTTDTAGPGVFDTALAFDKTKYTTITVTLDGVSTPVRWYREVCYVGKPMKLAPTQSAGAVDNQACGYQNMNIFVREADAARQDNAILLNVNNAGWLASYQGGKGGWDGTTPITNANYSGADIVNGGTYVSNSDTDKKGAALARGFVYVTIASRSRGATAPAGTYDDGIYQGKAPAAIVDAKAAVRYLRLNDAAMFGNANRIVVNGTSGGGAQSTQLGATGDSTDYFPYLKAVGAAGIDANGKSSISDSPYAIVAYCPIQDLGSADLHYEWMYNVLDTRGLVSADQKAGLIVDAGGTELVRASNPDPAGSNTLMNKFVAYQASLGLKNDDGTALTTDNMLAALQAEIKKAASAYVKAGKTFVAYNATGSAAANGVAGGSGTLSYKNDFIDVDSTGAVTYFNMSNYLKFVAKQSRLKAVPAFDQLGQTPALATTATADTTHAGATVNGNYSGGESNLFGTAAQVYSNFTEYAWNNNNGGDAVNARQADVGLGNTGYTWAANPQQAYLLNQYKMINALPYIGKTDGITKNWRIRVGARDRDTSFTVAYNMSRALKADAKVKNVDYALFWDQGHAGNYDVQDAFTWIDGRLAAGN from the coding sequence ATGCAAAAGCACTACAAACTCCGGGTCCTCGCGGCCTCCATCGCCGCCATCTCGGCTTCAGCGCTCGTGACGGCCTGCGGGGGCGGCAGCAGCAGTGCCGACGCCGGCACGACCACCGGGACGACCACGACCACCACCACCGACACCGCCGGCCCCGGCGTGTTCGACACCGCGCTGGCTTTCGACAAGACCAAGTACACGACGATCACGGTCACGCTCGACGGCGTCAGCACGCCGGTGCGCTGGTACCGCGAGGTCTGCTACGTCGGCAAGCCGATGAAGCTGGCGCCGACGCAGTCGGCCGGCGCGGTGGACAACCAGGCCTGCGGCTACCAGAACATGAACATCTTCGTGCGGGAGGCCGACGCCGCCCGCCAGGACAACGCCATCCTGCTGAACGTCAACAACGCCGGCTGGCTGGCCAGCTACCAGGGCGGCAAGGGTGGCTGGGACGGGACGACCCCCATCACCAACGCCAACTACAGCGGCGCCGACATCGTCAACGGCGGCACGTACGTCAGCAACAGCGATACCGACAAGAAGGGCGCGGCGCTCGCCCGCGGCTTCGTGTACGTCACCATCGCCTCGCGCAGCCGCGGCGCGACCGCGCCCGCAGGCACCTACGACGACGGCATCTACCAGGGCAAGGCCCCGGCCGCCATCGTCGATGCCAAGGCGGCGGTGCGCTACCTGCGCCTGAACGACGCCGCCATGTTCGGCAACGCCAACCGCATCGTGGTGAACGGCACCAGCGGCGGCGGCGCGCAGAGCACGCAGCTGGGCGCCACGGGCGACAGCACGGACTACTTCCCGTACCTGAAGGCCGTCGGCGCGGCCGGCATCGACGCGAACGGCAAGAGCTCGATCAGCGACAGCCCCTACGCCATCGTGGCCTACTGCCCGATCCAGGACCTGGGCAGCGCCGACCTGCACTACGAGTGGATGTACAACGTGCTGGATACCCGCGGGCTGGTGTCCGCGGACCAGAAGGCCGGCTTGATCGTCGACGCGGGCGGCACCGAGCTCGTGCGCGCTTCGAACCCCGACCCCGCCGGCAGCAACACGCTGATGAACAAATTCGTGGCGTACCAGGCCAGCCTGGGCCTGAAGAACGACGACGGCACGGCGCTGACCACCGACAACATGCTGGCCGCCCTGCAGGCGGAGATCAAGAAGGCGGCCAGCGCCTATGTCAAGGCCGGCAAGACCTTCGTCGCCTACAACGCCACCGGCAGCGCCGCGGCCAACGGCGTCGCCGGCGGCAGCGGGACCCTGTCGTACAAGAACGACTTCATCGACGTGGATTCGACTGGGGCGGTCACGTACTTCAACATGTCGAACTACCTGAAGTTCGTGGCCAAGCAATCGCGCCTGAAGGCCGTGCCGGCCTTCGACCAGCTCGGCCAGACGCCGGCGCTCGCCACGACCGCGACGGCCGACACGACGCACGCTGGCGCCACCGTCAATGGCAACTACAGCGGCGGCGAATCCAACCTGTTCGGCACCGCCGCCCAGGTCTATTCCAACTTCACCGAGTACGCCTGGAACAACAACAACGGCGGCGATGCAGTGAACGCCAGGCAGGCCGATGTCGGCCTCGGCAACACCGGCTACACCTGGGCCGCCAACCCGCAGCAGGCTTACCTGTTGAACCAGTACAAGATGATCAACGCGCTGCCGTACATCGGCAAGACCGATGGCATCACGAAGAACTGGCGCATCCGCGTGGGCGCGCGCGACCGCGACACCTCCTTCACCGTGGCGTACAACATGAGCCGCGCGCTGAAGGCGGATGCCAAGGTCAAGAACGTCGACTACGCGCTGTTCTGGGACCAGGGGCATGCGGGCAACTACGACGTGCAGGATGCCTTCACGTGGATCGACGGCCGGCTGGCGGCGGGTAACTAA
- a CDS encoding DUF1330 domain-containing protein produces MPKAYWIAMYRSVSDAEALKRYAALAGPAIQQGGGRFLARGTAAAAYEAGVAQRTVLIEFDSVQQAMAAHDSAGYQEALKALAGGAERDLRIVEGLA; encoded by the coding sequence ATGCCCAAGGCTTATTGGATCGCCATGTACCGCTCGGTCAGCGACGCCGAGGCGCTGAAGCGCTACGCGGCGCTCGCCGGCCCTGCCATCCAGCAAGGCGGAGGCCGCTTCCTCGCGCGCGGTACCGCCGCCGCCGCGTACGAGGCAGGCGTCGCCCAGCGAACGGTGCTGATCGAGTTCGACTCCGTGCAGCAAGCCATGGCGGCGCACGACAGCGCGGGCTACCAGGAAGCGCTGAAGGCGCTGGCCGGCGGGGCGGAGCGAGACCTGCGCATCGTGGAGGGGCTCGCGTAG
- a CDS encoding protein kinase domain-containing protein, whose protein sequence is MFKLTSEAAFERQALELCKDQRLSRLVQLISWEYVNQDPAKNPLSQVLCLVMEIGDGDIRKQLTRIGALPTSIILHVLEDTALGMAQLHRHGIAHQDVKPSNVISMTDLSAAAKNLFKVADLGRIVRKGTPGPYDLMPWPGDKHYAPPERWYGYTPPQWPDAREASDAYMLGSLACFLFCGVTMQSLLIHEIPSAMAPGTWAGGYNDPLLQVLRSKQSSILANSVAPTISVDVRDAVIEMIKQLIEPDPLKRGDKRARAQTGGPGLDRFPPKFKQLRLLAAIYEKLARP, encoded by the coding sequence ATGTTCAAGTTGACCTCTGAGGCCGCGTTTGAAAGGCAAGCACTAGAGCTCTGCAAAGACCAACGGCTGTCTCGGCTGGTCCAGCTAATTTCGTGGGAATACGTCAATCAAGATCCGGCGAAAAACCCTTTGAGCCAGGTCTTATGCCTGGTCATGGAGATCGGCGATGGCGACATTCGCAAGCAGCTCACTCGAATTGGTGCATTGCCGACAAGCATCATTCTCCATGTACTGGAGGATACAGCCCTCGGAATGGCGCAACTTCACCGTCACGGGATTGCGCATCAGGACGTGAAGCCATCAAACGTTATCTCGATGACCGATTTGTCAGCCGCCGCAAAGAACTTGTTTAAGGTCGCGGACCTGGGCCGGATCGTCCGCAAAGGGACGCCAGGACCGTACGACCTCATGCCCTGGCCTGGGGATAAACACTATGCGCCGCCCGAGCGATGGTACGGCTACACGCCTCCACAATGGCCCGATGCGCGAGAAGCATCGGATGCGTACATGCTGGGCAGCCTTGCCTGTTTTTTGTTCTGTGGAGTGACCATGCAGTCGTTACTCATTCACGAGATCCCGAGCGCAATGGCGCCGGGGACGTGGGCGGGCGGATACAACGACCCCTTGCTCCAGGTGCTACGCTCCAAGCAATCGAGTATCTTAGCCAACTCGGTTGCTCCAACTATTTCTGTTGACGTACGGGACGCGGTGATCGAAATGATTAAGCAGTTGATCGAACCGGACCCGCTCAAACGCGGCGACAAGCGCGCGCGTGCACAGACAGGCGGACCTGGCCTGGATCGCTTCCCGCCGAAGTTCAAGCAGCTTCGACTGCTGGCGGCCATCTACGAAAAGCTCGCTCGCCCGTGA
- a CDS encoding tetratricopeptide repeat protein yields MKSSLPKRRLIPRWRPVSKTLETTEVESIVDQPSKKLAFDRDVFNDTVDSWRSNPTAGHLGDVIAFSPDEELRPAIARIVDEAVQKGLQASDTQRSIFAEVREEVADPDDTHLGGRLATQARVAQLRKELLVAPDNVLALLDMAQLQLAAGKQAAAKRYLFTALNLAPNGRIVLRTAARFFVHLGEFDRAHSLISRHPAAKDDPWLMASEISLAQVADRESTLLNPGRRLLRSSKRPARQLAELAGAVANREMIDGSLKEARGLLRLALEQPTDNVVAQAMIDGRLMGLNMEEPAIRRAVTQSAEALLLQAWMAGDEVASEAHALRWHAEEPFSSRPLQFLTTLYSLQGEYGKALDWVQRGLIADPSDAGLISNLSFSQAALGEEAAAEATMKRSRLVGQTWLEPYFKATEGLVALRRGQFDLAKSLYREAEQTFLKAGQDSTAALCLAHYAKFAAECGAPDAEALKMEAEDRVRKAPTIDGIIILDKLSKRPVSIPLEQEEQRRLSQWVFDPISNTLTQRLGVTARNAPGLVVEPGMPPKRKH; encoded by the coding sequence GTGAAATCATCTCTCCCTAAGCGACGGCTGATCCCTCGCTGGCGGCCAGTCTCCAAGACGCTGGAAACCACCGAGGTTGAGTCGATAGTAGATCAACCGTCGAAGAAATTGGCGTTCGACCGTGACGTCTTCAATGACACCGTGGACTCTTGGCGGAGCAACCCCACGGCAGGTCACTTGGGCGACGTAATCGCGTTTTCGCCTGACGAGGAATTGCGTCCGGCCATCGCGCGCATCGTCGACGAAGCCGTGCAAAAAGGCCTTCAAGCATCAGATACGCAGAGATCGATTTTCGCCGAAGTACGAGAGGAGGTAGCTGATCCCGACGACACTCACCTAGGCGGCCGGCTGGCGACGCAGGCGCGAGTGGCCCAGCTCCGCAAAGAGCTTCTTGTCGCACCGGACAACGTTCTAGCGCTCTTGGACATGGCGCAGCTTCAGCTTGCTGCAGGAAAGCAAGCTGCGGCTAAGCGCTACTTATTTACCGCTCTCAATCTCGCACCGAATGGCCGTATCGTATTGCGAACGGCCGCACGATTCTTCGTGCATCTCGGTGAGTTTGACCGTGCGCATTCTTTGATATCACGGCACCCCGCCGCAAAGGATGATCCTTGGCTAATGGCAAGCGAGATATCCTTAGCTCAAGTCGCAGATCGCGAATCTACGCTGCTAAATCCAGGGCGGCGATTGCTGCGGAGTTCCAAGCGCCCAGCGCGCCAATTGGCTGAACTGGCTGGAGCTGTAGCTAACAGAGAGATGATCGATGGGAGTCTTAAGGAGGCTCGCGGCCTTCTTCGTCTTGCGCTGGAGCAACCGACCGACAACGTGGTCGCACAAGCGATGATTGACGGGCGTTTGATGGGTCTAAATATGGAAGAGCCCGCCATTCGACGGGCGGTCACTCAGTCTGCGGAAGCGCTCCTCCTGCAAGCTTGGATGGCCGGCGATGAAGTCGCATCTGAGGCCCACGCTCTCAGGTGGCACGCCGAGGAACCGTTTTCCAGTCGGCCGCTGCAGTTTCTGACGACCTTGTACTCCCTTCAAGGCGAGTACGGCAAAGCTCTTGATTGGGTGCAGCGCGGTTTAATCGCGGATCCTTCAGATGCCGGCTTGATCTCAAACCTCAGCTTCAGTCAAGCGGCACTTGGAGAAGAAGCGGCAGCAGAAGCAACAATGAAGCGCTCGCGATTGGTGGGCCAGACATGGCTGGAACCGTATTTCAAGGCTACAGAAGGCCTCGTCGCTCTCCGTCGCGGTCAATTCGATTTGGCCAAGTCCTTGTACAGGGAGGCCGAGCAAACTTTTTTGAAGGCGGGCCAAGATTCAACGGCTGCGCTATGCCTTGCGCACTATGCAAAGTTTGCAGCGGAATGCGGCGCGCCAGACGCAGAGGCGCTAAAAATGGAAGCCGAAGATAGGGTGCGAAAAGCGCCGACGATCGACGGGATAATCATCTTAGACAAGCTTTCGAAAAGGCCAGTTAGCATTCCGCTCGAACAAGAAGAACAACGGCGATTAAGCCAGTGGGTGTTTGATCCCATCAGTAACACGCTCACTCAACGTCTCGGCGTGACCGCAAGGAACGCTCCCGGTTTGGTTGTCGAACCCGGCATGCCGCCAAAGCGGAAGCACTAA
- a CDS encoding response regulator, with product MISIGIVDDHAIVRGGLKDFFSQHVDLRVVGEAGSGREAIDLVRCTPMDVLVMDLSMPGQSGIDAIAMIRAKAADVAILVLSGFPEEHYAMNLIRQGASGYLNKACEPIEIVDAIRTVSLGRRYLSPAVAELLAEQLTRKEAGAPHESLSKREFQVFLKLSTGETAGVIAAALSLSVKTVSTYRTRLMEKMHLASNSDLTYYAVKHNLIQ from the coding sequence ATGATCTCCATCGGTATCGTCGACGACCACGCCATCGTGCGCGGGGGCCTGAAGGACTTCTTCTCCCAGCACGTTGACTTGCGGGTGGTGGGCGAGGCGGGTTCGGGGCGGGAGGCGATCGATCTGGTGCGATGCACGCCGATGGACGTGCTGGTGATGGACCTGTCGATGCCGGGCCAGAGCGGGATCGACGCGATCGCGATGATTCGTGCGAAGGCGGCCGATGTCGCGATCCTCGTCCTCTCCGGTTTCCCGGAAGAGCACTACGCGATGAACCTGATTCGCCAGGGCGCCAGCGGCTACTTGAACAAGGCGTGCGAACCGATCGAGATCGTCGATGCGATCCGAACCGTCTCCCTCGGACGCCGCTACCTGTCGCCGGCCGTCGCCGAACTTCTTGCGGAACAGCTCACGCGCAAGGAGGCCGGTGCACCGCACGAGTCGCTCTCGAAGAGGGAATTCCAAGTATTCCTGAAGTTGTCCACGGGTGAGACTGCCGGCGTGATCGCGGCCGCACTCTCCTTGAGCGTCAAGACCGTGAGCACGTATCGCACCCGCCTGATGGAAAAGATGCACCTCGCATCGAACAGCGATCTGACCTACTACGCCGTCAAGCACAACCTGATCCAGTGA